A genomic window from Tolypothrix sp. PCC 7910 includes:
- a CDS encoding ComEA family DNA-binding protein, with amino-acid sequence MKNWLSFNPRLQKLRTQLLNDPYYRLQSGEEIQLAIQLGIHIDANQATVDDWLRLPGFSIHQARSLVELSRSGVKFYCIEDIAAALAIPVQRLQPIKPLLNFAYYDEESLECPVPLLNPNLATVEHLAKIPFIDISLAQAVVQNRLASGPYRSLVDFQQRLALPADAIAQLMYYLRF; translated from the coding sequence ATGAAAAACTGGCTATCTTTCAACCCCAGGTTACAAAAACTCCGTACCCAGCTCCTCAACGACCCTTACTATAGATTGCAATCTGGGGAAGAAATTCAGCTGGCGATCCAACTGGGGATTCACATTGATGCTAATCAAGCAACTGTAGATGATTGGTTACGCTTACCTGGATTTTCCATTCATCAAGCGCGATCGCTCGTAGAACTTTCACGTTCCGGTGTTAAATTTTATTGTATAGAAGATATTGCAGCAGCTTTAGCTATTCCTGTGCAGCGATTACAGCCAATCAAGCCACTGCTTAATTTTGCTTACTATGATGAAGAATCTTTAGAATGTCCGGTACCCTTACTTAATCCCAATTTAGCAACAGTTGAACATTTAGCAAAAATACCTTTTATTGATATATCTTTAGCGCAAGCTGTTGTGCAAAATCGTTTAGCATCTGGGCCTTATAGGAGCTTAGTTGATTTCCAGCAGCGCTTGGCACTTCCAGCAGATGCGATCGCGCAATTAATGTATTATCTCAGGTTTTAA
- a CDS encoding NINE protein — MLTKRKSRSVAAILAFSGTLTISGLHKFYLGQPVWGILYVLLSWTPIPKVASAIEGVWYLAQDEEAFDRNFNFGKSAIKNSQQVSNQVGAIADALRELDKLRQDGLISEYEFEQKRRQMLDQIS; from the coding sequence ATGTTGACCAAGCGAAAAAGCCGCAGCGTTGCCGCCATTTTAGCTTTTTCTGGCACGCTGACCATTTCAGGATTACATAAGTTTTATCTGGGACAGCCTGTCTGGGGAATATTGTATGTTTTGCTTTCCTGGACTCCTATTCCAAAGGTAGCTAGTGCTATTGAAGGGGTTTGGTATTTGGCTCAGGATGAAGAAGCTTTTGATCGCAATTTTAATTTTGGTAAGTCAGCAATCAAAAATTCACAGCAGGTAAGCAATCAAGTAGGAGCGATCGCAGATGCTTTGCGAGAATTAGATAAGCTGCGCCAAGATGGATTAATCTCGGAGTACGAATTTGAGCAAAAGCGCCGCCAGATGCTAGACCAAATTTCTTGA
- a CDS encoding DUF1825 family protein → MGFFDSEIVQQEAKQLFDDYQALIKLGNSYGKFDREGKKLFIEQMEAMMDRYRIFMKRFELSEDFMAQMTMEQMKTQLGQFGVTPQQMFDQMHLTLQRMKAELEKQV, encoded by the coding sequence ATGGGATTCTTTGACTCTGAGATAGTTCAGCAAGAAGCGAAACAGCTGTTTGACGATTATCAAGCACTAATAAAGCTTGGCAATAGCTACGGCAAATTTGACCGTGAAGGTAAAAAGCTGTTTATTGAGCAAATGGAAGCCATGATGGATCGATATCGCATCTTTATGAAGCGCTTTGAGCTATCAGAAGATTTCATGGCACAAATGACTATGGAGCAGATGAAAACTCAACTAGGGCAGTTTGGGGTGACACCACAACAAATGTTTGACCAAATGCATCTTACTCTACAACGGATGAAAGCCGAGCTAGAAAAACAAGTATAG
- a CDS encoding transglycosylase domain-containing protein, whose translation MSSRTFEDKEPQTKASSGFEFLKGVGQVAGGTLLSITMLTSSIVAGGLVGLAISFRNLPDVRQLRNFFPSETTYIYDLKGKLLASVHGEANREVMPLDKISPNLKRAVLASEDGHFYNHHGINPTGVGRAIVVNSIAGGVKEGGSTITMQLVKNIFLSQKRAFTRKIAEAVLAIRLEQILSKDQILEMYLNQVYWGHNNYGVQTAARSYFNKSSEYLTLGESAMMAGLIQAPEEFSPFVSMKMAKQKQKEVLGRMLDLNWISQQEYDDALKQEIKLGKIRSFQGSALPYVTNTVSQELAKKFGREALLKGGMRVQTTVDAEFQKMAEETVAKWHDTLQGEGLSKNQMALVAIDPRTHFVKALVGGVDSKTSEFNRATQAQRQPGSSFKPFVYYTAFASGKFAPDTTVVDAPVSYRDGDGWYYPKNYDGGFAGAMSIRTALAQSRNIPVIKVGKAVGMNKVIETCRTLGIMSPMEPVTSLPLGAIGVTPLEMASAYATFANYGWQSPPTIIARVTDSSGNVLLDNTPKPQLVLDPWASAAILNVMQSVINEGTGKNAAIGRPAAGKTGTTSSEKDIWFVGTVPQLTTAVWVGRDDNRQLAHGATGGVMVAPIWRDFMQKALKDVPVENFKSPSQFPRPKSNERE comes from the coding sequence GTGTCGTCTAGGACTTTTGAAGACAAGGAGCCACAAACTAAGGCTTCATCAGGTTTTGAGTTTTTGAAAGGAGTAGGTCAGGTAGCTGGCGGAACTCTATTATCAATCACGATGCTGACAAGTTCAATTGTGGCGGGGGGATTGGTGGGCTTGGCTATTAGTTTCCGTAACTTGCCAGATGTGAGGCAACTACGTAACTTTTTTCCTTCAGAAACTACTTATATTTATGATCTTAAAGGCAAGCTGTTAGCTAGCGTTCATGGCGAAGCTAACCGCGAAGTGATGCCCTTAGATAAAATTTCTCCAAATTTAAAACGGGCTGTATTAGCCAGCGAAGATGGTCATTTTTACAACCACCACGGTATTAATCCTACAGGTGTAGGGCGTGCGATCGTTGTTAACTCAATTGCTGGTGGAGTTAAAGAAGGTGGCTCTACCATCACCATGCAGTTGGTGAAAAACATCTTTTTGTCTCAAAAACGTGCCTTTACCCGCAAAATTGCAGAAGCAGTTCTGGCAATTCGCTTAGAGCAAATTCTTTCTAAAGACCAAATATTAGAAATGTACCTCAATCAAGTGTATTGGGGTCATAACAACTATGGAGTACAAACCGCAGCACGCAGTTACTTTAACAAATCCTCAGAATATTTAACTTTGGGCGAATCGGCGATGATGGCCGGTTTAATTCAAGCACCAGAAGAATTTAGCCCTTTTGTCAGCATGAAGATGGCAAAACAAAAACAAAAAGAAGTTTTAGGGCGGATGCTGGATTTAAACTGGATTAGCCAGCAAGAGTACGATGACGCGCTCAAGCAAGAAATTAAATTAGGTAAAATCAGGTCGTTTCAAGGTAGTGCATTACCTTATGTCACTAATACCGTTTCTCAGGAGTTAGCGAAGAAGTTCGGGCGAGAAGCACTATTGAAAGGCGGTATGCGCGTCCAAACTACAGTTGATGCCGAATTCCAAAAAATGGCAGAGGAAACTGTAGCTAAATGGCACGACACACTTCAAGGTGAAGGCTTATCTAAAAATCAAATGGCCTTGGTAGCTATTGACCCCCGTACGCATTTTGTCAAAGCTTTGGTAGGTGGTGTAGACTCCAAAACTAGCGAATTTAACCGTGCTACCCAAGCGCAACGTCAGCCAGGATCTTCTTTTAAGCCATTTGTTTACTACACAGCCTTTGCTTCTGGAAAATTTGCACCAGATACAACAGTAGTAGACGCTCCAGTTAGTTATCGAGATGGTGATGGTTGGTACTATCCGAAAAACTATGATGGTGGCTTTGCGGGAGCAATGTCAATTCGCACAGCCCTTGCTCAATCCCGGAATATCCCTGTAATTAAGGTTGGTAAGGCTGTAGGGATGAATAAAGTTATTGAAACTTGCCGCACCTTAGGGATTATGAGTCCAATGGAACCAGTAACTTCTTTACCTCTAGGCGCGATTGGTGTGACACCATTAGAAATGGCTAGTGCCTATGCTACCTTTGCTAATTATGGTTGGCAGTCACCACCCACAATCATTGCCCGTGTTACAGATAGTAGTGGTAATGTTTTACTCGATAACACACCCAAGCCACAGCTAGTTCTAGATCCTTGGGCTTCGGCAGCAATTCTCAATGTTATGCAATCGGTAATTAATGAGGGGACTGGTAAAAATGCTGCTATAGGTCGCCCAGCGGCAGGTAAAACGGGTACAACATCCTCAGAAAAGGATATTTGGTTTGTAGGTACGGTACCCCAGTTAACAACTGCTGTTTGGGTTGGTAGAGACGACAATAGACAATTAGCCCACGGTGCTACAGGTGGGGTGATGGTAGCCCCCATTTGGCGTGACTTTATGCAAAAGGCTTTGAAGGATGTACCAGTAGAAAACTTTAAATCGCCCTCTCAGTTTCCTCGCCCGAAATCGAATGAGCGGGAATAG
- the tyrS gene encoding tyrosine--tRNA ligase, with protein sequence MAQDFAWLRRGVVEIFPQPTDVDSESETLEKRLATTSRPLRVKLGIDPTGADIHLGHSIPVRKLRAFQDAGHTAVLIIGDFTARIGDPTGKSEVRRQLTEAEVAQNAQTYLDQVRPILDFDTPGRLEVRYNSEWLSRLDLGKILELLSTMTVGQMLAKEGFAERYKKENPIFLHEFLYPLMQGYDSVAVEADVELGGTDQKFNIAVGRDLQRHFGQKPQFGLLLPILIGTDGVQKMSKSLGNYVGLSEHPSEKYQKLQGTPDQLLEQYFELLTDFALDKLPQNPRDRQLLLAWEVVKQYHGEAAANQAKEAADSGGKKGAIPEFSLAEIPQFPVKLAYLLNVSGLCKSSGEGKRKIQEGGVYLDGDRITNVDTTFAQPDELAQKVLQVGKNKFVRLVP encoded by the coding sequence ATGGCGCAAGATTTTGCTTGGTTGCGTCGTGGTGTCGTGGAAATCTTTCCACAACCAACAGATGTTGACAGCGAAAGTGAAACTTTAGAAAAGCGCTTGGCAACTACAAGCAGACCTTTAAGGGTCAAATTAGGCATTGATCCAACCGGTGCTGATATTCATCTTGGTCATAGCATACCGGTACGAAAACTGCGAGCTTTTCAAGATGCTGGTCATACAGCAGTGCTAATTATTGGTGATTTTACGGCTCGCATTGGCGATCCGACTGGTAAATCTGAGGTACGTCGCCAACTGACAGAAGCAGAGGTAGCGCAGAACGCCCAGACTTATCTTGACCAAGTCCGCCCTATATTGGATTTTGACACACCTGGCAGATTAGAGGTACGTTATAACTCCGAATGGCTCTCCCGGTTAGATTTAGGAAAAATTTTAGAATTACTTTCCACAATGACAGTAGGGCAGATGCTAGCCAAGGAAGGATTTGCAGAACGTTATAAAAAGGAGAATCCAATTTTCCTCCATGAGTTCCTTTATCCGTTGATGCAGGGGTATGATTCCGTGGCGGTTGAGGCTGATGTGGAGTTAGGCGGAACTGACCAAAAATTTAATATTGCTGTAGGGCGAGATTTACAACGCCATTTTGGGCAAAAGCCTCAGTTTGGGCTATTACTACCAATTTTGATTGGTACAGATGGCGTGCAAAAAATGTCTAAGTCTTTAGGTAATTATGTAGGGTTATCGGAACATCCCTCAGAAAAATATCAAAAATTGCAGGGAACTCCAGATCAACTGCTAGAACAGTATTTTGAGCTACTAACAGATTTTGCTTTGGATAAACTCCCGCAAAACCCACGCGATCGCCAATTACTTTTAGCATGGGAAGTTGTGAAACAATATCATGGCGAAGCTGCGGCCAATCAAGCGAAAGAAGCTGCTGATAGCGGTGGTAAAAAAGGCGCTATCCCGGAATTCTCCTTAGCTGAGATTCCTCAGTTTCCGGTAAAGTTGGCTTATTTGCTTAATGTTAGCGGCCTATGCAAAAGTAGCGGTGAAGGTAAACGCAAAATTCAAGAAGGTGGGGTTTACCTAGATGGCGATCGCATTACTAATGTTGATACCACTTTTGCCCAACCTGATGAGTTAGCTCAGAAAGTTTTGCAGGTAGGGAAAAACAAGTTTGTGCGCTTAGTACCTTAA
- the pyrF gene encoding orotidine-5'-phosphate decarboxylase codes for MKAEQRIIVPLDVPDVASAIAFVDQLPQVNFWKVGLELFTSTGPAILAELKSREKQIFLDLKFHDIPNTVAGACQAAARYGVDLLTIHATAGKDALTAATAAVQTGAAQAGVKPPKLIAITLLTSISARQLAFDLKIPLELPEYALSMALIAQETGLDGAVCSPQEVAQLRQTCGNDFIFVCPGVRPAWADKADQKRSLTPAQAIKAGADYLVIGRPITAAAEPELAWNRIIEEITEGTS; via the coding sequence ATGAAAGCCGAGCAGCGAATTATTGTACCTTTGGATGTGCCAGATGTAGCGAGTGCGATCGCTTTTGTGGATCAGCTTCCGCAAGTGAATTTCTGGAAAGTTGGCTTAGAGTTGTTTACTAGCACTGGGCCAGCTATTCTCGCAGAGCTAAAATCTCGAGAAAAGCAGATTTTTCTGGATTTAAAGTTTCATGACATCCCCAATACTGTTGCTGGCGCTTGTCAGGCGGCGGCTCGTTATGGGGTGGATTTGTTAACTATTCATGCTACTGCTGGTAAGGATGCACTGACAGCAGCAACCGCAGCAGTACAAACAGGGGCAGCACAAGCGGGTGTAAAACCGCCGAAATTGATTGCGATTACGCTGTTGACGAGCATTTCTGCTAGGCAGTTGGCGTTTGATTTAAAAATTCCTTTAGAATTGCCAGAATATGCTTTGTCAATGGCACTAATAGCTCAAGAAACAGGCTTAGATGGCGCAGTTTGTTCGCCTCAAGAGGTAGCACAACTGCGGCAAACCTGCGGAAATGATTTTATCTTCGTGTGTCCTGGCGTTCGTCCAGCTTGGGCAGACAAGGCAGATCAAAAGCGATCGCTCACCCCAGCACAAGCAATCAAAGCTGGGGCAGATTATTTAGTGATTGGACGGCCAATTACTGCTGCGGCTGAACCGGAGTTAGCTTGGAACAGAATTATTGAGGAGATAACCGAAGGGACTTCTTAA
- a CDS encoding ATP-binding sensor histidine kinase, translating into MTRAIDKATNINGYEFVAKLYQGYKSEVYRAIRVADQKAVVIKLLRLEFPTFNELLQFRNQYTIAKNLDIPGIVRPLSLEAYRNSYALVMEDSGGISLKEYACNQPLKLIEFLGIALQLTEIIDYLYQNRVIHKDIKPANILINSETHEVKLIDFSIASLLPRETQTIISPNVLEGTLAYISPEQTGRMNRGIDYRSDFYSLGVTFFELLTGKLPFNSHDPMELVHCHIAKHPPAVDEINPAIPRVLGEIVSKLMAKNAEDRYQSSLGLKYDLQKCLAQLNATGEIADFEIGKRDICDRFIIPEKLYGRETEVETLLSAFDRVANNNSELMLVAGFSGTGKTAVVNEIHKPIVKQHGYFIKGKFDQFNRNVPFSAFVQAFRDLMGQLLTESDSQLQKWKTQILLALGDNAQVIIEVIPELEEIIGRQTPVPELSGNAAQNRFNLLFQKFIATFTIPEHPLVIFLDDLQWADLASLNLMQLLMSEANRGYLLIIGAYRDNEVSPIHPLNLTLDEIAKTGATLNTITLSPLNKFDINILIADTLSCSEEIAIPLTELVYKKTKGNPFFNNQFLKTLYEDGLITFNFDVGYWQCDIAEVTALALTDDVVEFMAIQLQKLPQATQDILKLAACIGNRFDLNTLAIIYQHSQVETAADLWKALQEGVILPTSEVYKFYQETGKDSDSQPFANANFQAPTYRFLHDRVQQASYSLIPENLKQATHLSIGQLLLKNTDESELENRIFNIVNQLNLGIDLIVEQSQKNQLAQLNLIAGNRAKASTAYAAAVSYFSIGMRLLAVDSWQSEYDLTLAVYESAAESEYLNTNFDASKELIDITLEHAKTALEKVKVYEIQIQSYTAQNKFIEAIDTGREALSLLGVTLPTDCDRETTFKEAEQVKRLLGDRLISDLANLPEILDPNQLFALRILSGLFAPVYIAQPALLPLKIFTMVKICIQHGNSPQAAIAYSLYGLLLCGMGEIDAGYEFGTLAVLMLERFQAKELKSRVYLTFSLFIKHWKDPIKSTLPLFQEGLVSGLETGNLEYVGYCANCYCQFLFWAGEHLDFAETESLKYCNLMAEIKQEVSLIWGKIWRQTVLNLQGQVNQPTLLIGSAFNEQTDLPGLIEYQNINGICYVYLAKTLLSYFFGDYQDAVEFAKKFEEYEAGATGLAIIPLRNFYQSLSLLGLCSTADEAQKQEYLKKVSANQQQMQKWAEFAPSNYQHKYNLIEAEWNRILKQEFAAFNLYDCAINQAKENGYLQELALANELAAKFYLNWGKGKVAEAYMQEAYYCYAHWGAKAKTDDLEKSYAQLLQPIVQQQEHRFNPLLETIPTIVVSGNSVCTNSSSTNISDALDFTSVLKAAQAISSSIQLDELIANLTRIILETSGAKKSVLILPLEDTWQVRAITFISYQENSQYQVQTILDSQPLDTCQDIPIKIIYYVKNTQQTVIINNLETNIPGVIGEYMLKHQPKSVICTPIINQGHLVGIIYLENKLTQGVFTNDRLQVLNLLSSQAAISLENARMYQQAQQALQDLQQAQLQIVQSEKMSALGNLVAGVAHEMNNPLGFISASLTQTKPSFADIIAHLTLYQQSLPNPGDEIINHAEEIDLDYLLEDLPKVMNSMEIACNRLSNISTSLRTFSRADKDYKVKFNIHEGLDSTILILKHRLKANEQRPAIEVVTKYGKIPKIECFPGQLNQVFMNILANAIDALDESNTGRSFTEIQDNPNIITITTYVQNQSVRISIADNGLGMSEDVKEKIFDHLFTTKGVGKGTGLGLAIARQIIVEKHEGIINVNSALGKGTEFEIQIPIYDDND; encoded by the coding sequence ATGACAAGAGCAATTGATAAAGCCACCAACATTAATGGCTATGAATTTGTAGCAAAACTCTACCAAGGTTATAAAAGCGAAGTTTATCGAGCCATTAGAGTTGCAGATCAAAAAGCTGTTGTCATCAAATTATTGCGGCTAGAATTTCCCACATTCAACGAACTCTTGCAATTTCGCAACCAATACACTATTGCTAAAAATCTTGATATTCCTGGTATCGTCCGTCCTTTGAGTTTAGAAGCTTACCGTAATAGCTATGCATTGGTAATGGAAGATTCTGGCGGAATTTCTCTCAAAGAATACGCCTGCAATCAGCCACTAAAATTGATAGAGTTTTTAGGAATAGCGCTGCAATTAACTGAGATTATTGATTACTTATACCAAAATCGAGTTATCCACAAAGATATTAAACCTGCAAATATTTTAATTAACTCGGAAACTCATGAAGTTAAACTGATTGACTTTAGTATCGCCTCTTTACTTCCCAGAGAAACCCAAACAATTATCAGTCCCAACGTTTTAGAAGGAACCTTAGCTTATATATCACCCGAACAAACCGGACGTATGAACCGGGGTATAGATTACCGCAGTGATTTTTATTCTTTGGGTGTGACATTTTTTGAACTATTGACAGGAAAATTACCGTTTAATTCTCACGATCCGATGGAGTTGGTACATTGTCATATTGCTAAACACCCTCCTGCAGTAGATGAAATCAACCCTGCAATACCCCGGGTATTGGGTGAGATTGTCAGTAAATTAATGGCAAAAAATGCTGAAGACCGCTATCAAAGTAGCTTAGGTTTGAAATATGATTTACAAAAATGTCTTGCTCAATTAAACGCTACTGGAGAAATTGCTGACTTTGAAATTGGCAAACGAGATATATGCGATCGCTTCATTATCCCCGAAAAACTCTATGGGCGGGAAACAGAAGTTGAAACTTTATTGAGTGCTTTTGATCGGGTTGCCAATAATAACTCAGAATTGATGCTGGTTGCAGGTTTTTCTGGTACAGGAAAAACTGCTGTTGTTAATGAAATCCACAAACCCATAGTCAAACAACATGGCTATTTTATTAAAGGTAAGTTCGACCAATTTAATCGTAACGTTCCTTTCTCTGCCTTTGTCCAAGCCTTTCGGGATTTGATGGGGCAATTACTTACTGAAAGTGATAGCCAATTGCAAAAATGGAAAACTCAAATTCTATTAGCATTAGGCGATAACGCACAAGTAATTATTGAAGTAATTCCTGAGTTAGAAGAAATTATTGGTAGACAAACACCCGTACCAGAACTGTCTGGGAATGCAGCCCAAAATCGTTTTAATTTACTGTTTCAAAAATTTATTGCTACTTTCACGATTCCAGAACATCCTCTAGTAATTTTTCTGGATGATTTACAATGGGCAGATTTGGCTTCTTTAAATCTCATGCAACTCTTAATGAGTGAAGCAAATCGCGGCTATTTATTAATTATTGGTGCTTATCGAGATAACGAAGTTTCTCCTATTCACCCTTTAAATTTAACTTTAGATGAAATTGCTAAAACTGGAGCGACACTCAACACCATTACTTTAAGCCCACTGAATAAATTCGATATTAATATTCTGATAGCTGATACTCTTAGCTGTTCTGAGGAAATTGCCATTCCTTTAACAGAATTAGTCTACAAAAAAACCAAAGGAAATCCTTTCTTCAACAATCAATTTTTGAAAACATTGTATGAAGATGGACTAATTACCTTTAATTTTGATGTGGGTTATTGGCAATGCGATATCGCTGAAGTTACTGCCTTAGCTTTGACTGATGATGTGGTCGAGTTTATGGCAATTCAGTTACAAAAATTGCCACAAGCTACTCAAGATATTTTAAAATTAGCTGCTTGTATTGGTAACCGCTTTGACCTAAATACTTTAGCAATTATCTATCAGCATTCTCAGGTTGAAACCGCTGCTGATTTATGGAAAGCTTTGCAAGAAGGAGTAATTTTACCAACCAGTGAGGTTTATAAATTTTACCAAGAAACTGGTAAGGATTCTGACTCACAACCTTTTGCCAATGCTAATTTTCAAGCTCCCACCTATAGATTTTTGCATGACCGAGTACAGCAAGCTTCTTACTCGCTGATTCCGGAAAATCTAAAACAAGCAACTCACTTAAGCATTGGTCAGTTGTTACTGAAGAATACAGATGAGTCAGAACTTGAAAACCGCATATTTAATATTGTTAATCAATTAAACTTAGGTATTGATTTAATTGTTGAGCAAAGCCAAAAAAATCAACTGGCTCAACTAAATTTAATTGCCGGCAATAGAGCTAAAGCATCTACAGCTTATGCTGCTGCTGTGAGTTATTTTAGTATTGGTATGAGATTGCTAGCAGTTGATAGTTGGCAAAGTGAATATGATTTGACTCTAGCAGTTTATGAATCTGCAGCTGAATCCGAATATTTAAATACTAACTTTGATGCTTCTAAAGAATTAATCGATATCACCCTTGAACACGCAAAAACAGCCTTAGAAAAAGTTAAAGTCTACGAAATTCAGATTCAATCCTACACAGCACAAAATAAATTTATCGAAGCCATCGATACAGGAAGAGAAGCCTTAAGCTTACTCGGTGTCACTTTACCTACAGACTGCGATCGCGAGACAACTTTCAAGGAAGCCGAACAAGTCAAACGGCTGTTAGGCGATCGCTTAATTAGCGACTTGGCTAATTTACCTGAAATTCTTGATCCTAATCAACTTTTCGCCTTGCGGATTCTTTCTGGCTTGTTTGCACCAGTTTATATTGCTCAACCCGCATTGTTACCTTTAAAGATTTTCACAATGGTGAAAATTTGTATTCAACATGGTAACTCTCCCCAAGCTGCGATCGCCTACAGTTTGTATGGATTACTGTTATGTGGTATGGGAGAAATTGATGCAGGTTATGAATTTGGTACCTTAGCAGTACTCATGTTAGAGCGTTTCCAAGCCAAAGAACTCAAAAGTAGAGTTTATCTCACCTTCAGCTTATTTATTAAACATTGGAAAGACCCAATAAAATCTACATTACCATTATTCCAAGAAGGTTTAGTAAGTGGCTTAGAAACTGGGAATTTAGAATATGTAGGTTATTGCGCCAATTGCTATTGCCAGTTTCTCTTTTGGGCTGGAGAACATCTAGATTTTGCTGAGACGGAATCTTTGAAATATTGCAACCTCATGGCAGAAATTAAGCAAGAGGTATCCTTAATTTGGGGTAAAATTTGGAGACAAACTGTCTTAAATTTGCAAGGTCAAGTTAATCAGCCTACTCTACTGATTGGTTCTGCCTTTAACGAGCAAACAGATTTACCAGGATTAATTGAATATCAAAACATTAATGGTATTTGTTACGTTTATCTAGCGAAAACCTTATTATCCTATTTCTTTGGAGACTACCAAGATGCTGTTGAGTTCGCTAAAAAATTTGAGGAATATGAAGCTGGTGCAACTGGTTTAGCAATTATTCCTTTAAGAAATTTTTACCAATCTCTCAGTTTACTTGGTTTATGCTCGACTGCTGATGAAGCACAAAAGCAAGAATATCTCAAGAAAGTATCAGCAAATCAACAGCAAATGCAGAAATGGGCAGAGTTCGCTCCAAGTAATTATCAGCATAAATATAACTTGATTGAAGCAGAATGGAACCGTATTTTAAAACAAGAATTTGCAGCCTTCAATCTGTATGATTGCGCCATCAACCAAGCTAAAGAGAATGGCTACCTTCAAGAATTAGCCCTTGCTAATGAACTTGCAGCAAAATTCTATCTCAACTGGGGTAAAGGAAAAGTTGCCGAAGCTTACATGCAGGAAGCTTATTACTGTTATGCTCATTGGGGCGCTAAAGCAAAAACAGATGACTTGGAAAAATCCTATGCACAACTGCTCCAACCAATTGTCCAGCAACAAGAACACCGCTTCAATCCGCTGCTAGAAACTATTCCTACTATTGTTGTTTCGGGAAATTCTGTATGTACAAATTCTTCTAGCACTAATATTTCTGATGCATTAGATTTTACCTCTGTCCTCAAAGCTGCTCAAGCCATCTCTAGTTCAATTCAATTAGATGAGTTAATCGCCAACCTTACCCGCATTATCCTCGAAACCTCTGGCGCAAAAAAATCTGTACTGATTCTTCCCTTAGAGGATACTTGGCAAGTAAGAGCAATTACCTTTATTTCCTATCAGGAAAATTCCCAATATCAAGTCCAAACTATCCTAGATTCACAGCCTCTAGATACTTGCCAAGATATTCCCATAAAAATTATCTATTATGTTAAGAATACTCAACAGACTGTAATTATCAATAATTTAGAAACTAATATTCCTGGCGTAATCGGGGAATATATGTTGAAGCATCAGCCTAAGAGTGTTATCTGTACGCCAATTATTAACCAAGGTCATTTAGTAGGAATTATCTATTTAGAAAATAAATTGACTCAAGGAGTATTTACTAATGACCGTCTGCAAGTGCTTAACTTACTCTCTTCCCAAGCAGCTATATCATTAGAAAATGCGCGAATGTATCAACAGGCGCAACAAGCATTACAAGATTTACAACAAGCTCAACTACAAATAGTCCAAAGTGAAAAAATGTCAGCATTGGGTAATTTAGTTGCAGGGGTAGCCCATGAGATGAATAATCCCCTAGGCTTTATTTCTGCTAGCCTAACTCAAACTAAACCCAGCTTTGCAGATATTATTGCCCATTTGACACTTTATCAGCAAAGCTTACCAAATCCGGGTGATGAAATTATCAATCATGCTGAAGAAATCGATTTAGATTACCTACTAGAAGATTTACCTAAGGTAATGAATTCAATGGAAATTGCTTGTAATCGCCTTAGTAACATCAGTACTAGTTTAAGAACTTTCTCTCGCGCTGATAAAGATTACAAAGTAAAATTTAATATCCATGAAGGACTTGATAGTACAATTCTAATTCTCAAACATCGCCTCAAAGCTAACGAACAACGTCCCGCAATTGAAGTAGTTACTAAATATGGAAAAATCCCCAAAATAGAATGCTTTCCTGGGCAATTAAATCAGGTATTTATGAATATTTTAGCCAATGCTATTGATGCTTTAGATGAGTCAAATACTGGACGGAGCTTTACAGAAATTCAAGACAATCCTAACATCATTACAATTACAACATATGTACAAAATCAAAGCGTCAGAATTTCTATTGCTGATAATGGGCTAGGAATGTCGGAGGATGTCAAAGAAAAGATTTTTGACCATTTATTTACTACTAAAGGCGTTGGTAAGGGTACAGGTTTAGGATTAGCGATCGCACGTCAAATTATTGTAGAAAAACACGAAGGCATAATTAATGTCAACTCTGCTCTAGGTAAGGGTACAGAATTTGAAATTCAGATTCCTATCTATGACGATAATGACTAA